In Rhodamnia argentea isolate NSW1041297 chromosome 11, ASM2092103v1, whole genome shotgun sequence, one genomic interval encodes:
- the LOC115735690 gene encoding auxin-induced protein X15-like, with amino-acid sequence MHTLPSIPPTQNLKLRSQSFHFSYYLIPIPCKKKEHNVFLNTVLRLMAIRFPKMVSAKNVLRRILSSTENADVPKGHFAVYVGDKQKRFVVPVSYLNHPSFQELLGQAEEEFGFDHPTGGLTIPCREEVFVDLTCGM; translated from the coding sequence ATGCACACACTACCCAGCATACCACCAACACAGAATCTCAAACTGCGCTCTCAAAGCTTCCATTTTTCATACTATCTCATTCCCATCCCttgcaagaaaaaagaacacaaCGTTTTCTTGAATACAGTTCTAAGACTGATGGCCATTCGCTTTCCCAAGATGGTTTCTGCTAAGAACGTGCTTCGCCGTATTCTTTCATCAACAGAAAATGCAGATGTTCCTAAAGGGCACTTCGCTGTTTATGTAGGAGACAAGCAGAAGAGATTCGTGGTACCAGTTTCTTACCTGAATCACCCTTCCTTCCAAGAGTTGCTTGGTCAGGCTGAGGAGGAGTTTGGATTCGATCATCCTACGGGTGGCCTCACAATCCCTTGCAGAGAAGAAGTCTTTGTTGATCTCACTTGCGGCATGTAG
- the LOC115735693 gene encoding indole-3-acetic acid-induced protein ARG7 produces MGIQLMGIAHAKQKLQRTLSARIRAMSAVSNVPKGHFAVYVGESKKRFVIPLWYLKHPLFRSLLDMVEEEFGFDCPTGRLTIPCSEDYFTSLTSALSC; encoded by the coding sequence ATGGGCATCCAACTTATGGGAATCGCTCATGCGAAGCAAAAGCTCCAGCGCACCCTGTCAGCCCGAATACGAGCAATGTCGGCCGTGTCCAACGTGCCGAAGGGCCACTTCGCGGTCTACGTCGGGGAGTCGAAGAAGCGGTTCGTGATCCCCCTATGGTACCTCAAGCACCCGCTGTTCCGGAGCTTGTTGGACATGGTCGAGGAGGAGTTCGGGTTTGATTGCCCGACCGGCAGGCTCACCATCCCGTGCAGCGAGGACTACTTCACTAGTCTAACTTCTGCCTTGAGTTGTTGA
- the LOC115735694 gene encoding auxin-responsive protein SAUR21-like — MAIHLSTIMHAKQILRRSLLISREAVSVPKGYLAVYVGERQKKRYVVPVSFLNQPLFQDLLRKAEEEFGFDHPMGGITIPCTEDTFIALTSQLSRS, encoded by the coding sequence ATGGCCATTCACTTGTCAACTATTATGCATGCCAAGCAGATTCTCCGGCGATCTCTTCTCATCAGCAGGGAAGCAGTCTCGGTCCCAAAAGGCTACCTTGCAGTTTATGTTGGAGAAAGACAGAAGAAGAGATATGTAGTGCCAGTATCGTTCTTGAATCAGCCTTTGTTTCAGGACTTGCTCCGCAAGGCCGAGGAAGAATTTGGCTTCGATCATCCTATGGGCGGTATCACAATTCCTTGCACAGAAGACACATTCATTGCCCTCACTTCGCAGTTGAGTCGATCGTGA
- the LOC115735697 gene encoding auxin-responsive protein SAUR21-like — MHAKQILGQSLLIGREAVSVPKGYLAVYVGQRQKKRYVVPVSFLNQPLFRDLLRKAEEEFGFDHPMGGLTIPCTEDTFIALTSWLSQS; from the coding sequence ATGCATGCCAAGCAGATCCTTGGCCAATCTCTTCTCATTGGCAGAGAAGCGGTCTCAGTCCCAAAAGGCTACCTTGCAGTCTATGTTGGACAGAGACAGAAGAAGAGATATGTAGTGCCGGTATCGTTCTTGAATCAGCCTTTGTTTCGGGACTTGCTCAGAAAGGCAGAGGAAGAATTTGGCTTCGATCATCCTATGGGCGGTCTCACAATTCCTTGCACAGAAGACACATTCATTGCCCTCACTTCGTGGTTGAGTCAATCGTGA
- the LOC115735695 gene encoding auxin-responsive protein SAUR21-like, translating into MAIHLPSIMHVKQILRRSLLISREAASVPKGCLAVYVGERQKKRYVVPISFLNQPLFQDLLSKAEEEFGFDHAMGGLTIPCTEDTFIALTSRLSQS; encoded by the coding sequence ATGGCCATTCACTTGCCGAGTATTATGCATGTGAAGCAGATTCTCCGGCGATCTCTTCTCATCAGCAGAGAAGCCGCCTCAGTCCCAAAAGGCTGCCTTGCAGTCTATGTTGGAGAGAGACAGAAGAAGAGATACGTGGTGCCCATATCGTTCTTGAATCAGCCTTTGTTTCAGGACTTGCTCAGTAAGGCCGAGGAAGAATTTGGCTTCGATCATGCTATGGGCGGTCTCACAATTCCTTGCACAGAAGACACATTCATTGCCCTCACTTCGCGGTTGAGTCAATCGTAA
- the LOC115735696 gene encoding indole-3-acetic acid-induced protein ARG7-like — protein sequence MIMGIRLPGKKLRRSLSGHKEVNSAPLDVPKGHFPVYVGENQKKRFVIPLSYLSRPSFRDLLSQAEEEFGFDHPMGGLTIPCNEEVFLNLIDR from the coding sequence ATGATCATGGGGATCCGTTTGCCTGGAAAAAAGTTGCGGCGGTCTCTATCTGGTCACAAAGAGGTGAATTCAGCGCCCTTAGACGTTCCAAAGGGGCATTTCCCAGTTTATGTAGGAGAAAACCAAAAGAAGAGATTCGTCATTCCTCTATCATACTTATCTAGGCCTTCGTTCCGGGACCTGCTGAGTCAAGCTGAGGAGGAGTTTGGCTTCGATCATCCAATGGGAGGCCTCACGATTCCGTGCAATGAAGAAGTTTTCCTCAACCTAATTGACAGATGA
- the LOC115735691 gene encoding auxin-responsive protein SAUR50-like, which yields MAHKKSHKLPQPAVLKQILRRCSSLGRRPNNGFDEGGLPLDVPKGHFAVYVGENRARHIVPISLLTRPEFQCLLRRAEEEFGFDHDMGLTIPCEEVVFRSLTSMIR from the coding sequence ATGGCTCACAAGAAATCCCACAAGCTGCCTCAGCCCGCGGTCCTCAAGCAGATCCTCAGGCGGTGCTCGAGCCTCGGCAGGAGGCCGAACAACGGCTTCGACGAGGGCGGCCTCCCCCTCGACGTGCCCAAGGGACACTTTGCGGTCTACGTCGGCGAGAACAGAGCCCGGCACATCGTGCCGATCTCCCTCTTGACGCGCCCCGAGTTCCAATGCCTCCTCCGGCGGGCCGAGGAGGAGTTCGGGTTCGACCACGACATGGGCCTCACGATCCCATGCGAAGAAGTGGTCTTCCGGTCTCTCACGTCGATGATCAGATGA
- the LOC115735687 gene encoding pentatricopeptide repeat-containing protein At1g50270-like, giving the protein MSNQSSWSVNAIGRFLHHSPRTKTLTSIKKWHAHLLTTGLLLLSPSIQAKLIFSYAACVPRTNLQILTKLCKFLIPNRDPVPFNILISQFARNGFAPYALKTFSFMHFNGVLLDSYALCSTLTASSDDEGVIFGKQMHALILRLGWSSSVFVNGALIDLYAKSSLVDDAAQLFDEIPVKNTVCANALLSGYIDAKMWSEGLKVARNMPLLNLHQDHFTLSAMLRASTGLSAVELGRQVHGCLVRTVYDSENDLFLQSSLIEMYGKCGLVEKACQVFALAGNGGEGKNDLVLWTSMLDAYGTNGCYGKVIGLYKEMLIKGIKPDEVAFVTVIAACARTGKVALGIEFFESIRNEYNVKPTQEHYSCLVDLLSRAGELDRAWKLLDEMLQKGFGGTDSMWGALLNACLDSGNVELGKLAAQRALEWDPQNAGIYILLSNLYARFGMWDQIGSLRGLMKEKRLKKDTGCSWIEVTN; this is encoded by the coding sequence ATGTCCAACCAAAGTTCATGGAGTGTTAACGCGATCGGTCGCTTCTTGCATCATTCCCCACGGACCAAGACCCTGACATCGATCAAGAAATGGCATGCCCACCTGCTCACAACGGGGTTACTTCTCTTGTCCCCAAGCATCCAAGCCAAACTCATCTTCTCATACGCTGCATGCGTTCCAAGAACCAACCTTCAAATATTGACTAAGTTGTGCAAGTTCTTGATCCCCAACAGAGACCCAGTACCCTTCAATATTCTGATATCTCAGTTTGCTCGAAATGGGTTTGCCCCATATGCACTAAAGACCTTCTCTTTCATGCATTTCAATGGTGTTCTTTTAGATTCATATGCTCTATGCAGCACTTTGACGGCTTCGTCCGACGATGAGGGTGTTATTTTCGGTAAACAGATGCATGCCCTCATCTTGAGGTTAGGTTGGTCGTCCAGTGTTTTTGTTAATGGTGCTCTGATCGATTTGTATGCAAAATCATCATTGGTTGATGATGCGGCACAGctgtttgatgaaattcctGTAAAGAACACTGTTTGTGCCAATGCTCTACTGTCTGGTTATATCGATGCTAAGATGTGGTCAGAGGGGCTCAAAGTGGCTAGAAACATGCCTCTCTTGAATTTACATCAGGATCATTTCACATTGTCAGCGATGTTAAGGGCATCCACTGGACTGTCTGCAGTTGAGTTGGGAAGGCAGGTTCATGGCTGCCTTGTTCGCACAGTTTACGATTCTGAGAACGATTTGTTTTTGCAGAGTTCACTGATTGAAATGTATGGTAAATGTGGCTTAGTAGAAAAGGCTTGTCAAGTATTTGCTTTGGCTGGAAATGGAGGAGAGGGAAAGAATGACCTTGTTCTTTGGACTTCCATGTTGGATGCTTACGGAACAAATGGTTGTTATGGCAAGGTGATAGGATTGTATAAAGAAATGCTGATAAAAGGGATCAAGCCAGATGAGGTAGCCTTTGTGACTGTTATTGCAGCTTGTGCTCGAACTGGTAAAGTGGCACTTGGGATTGAATTTTTCGAATCAATTCGAAATGAGTACAACGTGAAGCCTACCCAAGAGCACTACAGTTGTCTGGTGGATCTTCTTTCTAGGGCAGGTGAGTTGGATAGAGCATGGAAGCTTCTTGACGAGATGCTTCAGAAGGGGTTTGGCGGTACTGATTCGATGTGGGGGGCTCTTCTCAACGCTTGCTTGGACAGTGGGAACGTTGAACTGGGAAAATTGGCTGCTCAAAGAGCACTTGAGTGGGATCCTCAAAATGCTGGAATTTATATATTGCTATCAAACTTATATGCTAGATTTGGCATGTGGGATCAGATTGGATCGTTGAGGGgattaatgaaagaaaaaaggttgAAGAAAGATACTGGATGTAGTTGGATTGAGGTCACAAATTAA